GGTTGCGTAGATGTCGATCTGCGCCGGCAGGTTGGTGCCGGTATTCTTTTCGGTGTACATGTCGAGGGCCACGGTCTGGCTGTAGCGCAGGTTTTCCTCGGTGTAGGTCTTGAAGACCCCTTTGGAAATCCACTCCGCATCGTCGACGCCGGTCCAGACCCGCTGTCCCTTCTTGGCGATGACGGTGGCAGTGCCGGTATCCTGGCAGATCGGCAGTTCGAACTTGGCGGCGACCATGGCGTTGCGCAAGAAGGCCATGGCGACCCCCTTGTCATTCATCGACGCCTCGGGGTCTGAGAGGATCTTGGCGACCATCTCGTTGTGCTCCGGGCGCAGCAGAAAAGAGACGTCGCGCATGGCGGTGTTGGTCAGCACCGTCAGCGCCTCCGGGTCGACCTTGAGAACCTCCCTGCCGTCGAAACTTTCGACGGAGACATACTTTTCGGATCCTTCGATCTTGTAGTAGCTGGTTTTGTCCTCGCTCAGGGGGAAGGGCTCCTGATAGAAGAAGTCGGGCATGGTCTACTCTCCTTTGCTCTGGGAATGCAGGCCGCGAACGGGAAAGGACAGGGCCTGATAACAGCCGTTGCATTATAGGGAAATTGTATACACATGCAAAGTTAAAAAAGGTCTCATTCCGGCGCGGGAAACGGGTTTTTGTCAGCCATTCTTTGCATTTGCCGGTGGTTTTGCTATGGTGTCGCGACAGACGGGGGATGCCATGCAGAAGATCCTGAAGAATATCCTGACCTCACGGGTTTACGAGGCGGCGGTCGAGACGCCGCTTGAACGGGCCGAAAACCTCGGGCGGAGGCTCGGCAACCGGATTCTGCTCAAGCGGGAGGATCTGCAGCCGGTCTTTTCCTTCAAGATCCGTGGGGCCTACAACCGGATCGCCCACCTGAGCGAGGACGAGCGCCGCAGGGGGGTGATCGCCGCTTCCGCCGGCAACCACGCCCAGGGCGTGGCCTTTTCCGCCCGCAAGCTGGGCATTCCCGCCACCATCGTCATGCCGGCGACCACGCCGCAGATCAAGGTCGACGCTGTCCGAAAAATGGGGGCACAGGTGGTGCTCAGGGGAGACAGCTACTCTGAAGCGGCCGAGCACTGCCAGCACCTGGTCGCACAGACGGGGATGGTGTTCGTCCATCCCTTCGACGACGAGCTGGTCATCGCCGGCCAGGGGACGGTGGCCGACGAAATCCTGCGGCAGAATTCCGGCTCGCTCGACGCCGTTTTCGTACCCGTCGGCGGCGGTGGACTCATCTCGGGAATCGCCGCCTACATCAAGGCATTGCGGCCCGAAATCCGGGTGATCGGCGTGCAGCCGAAAGAGAGTTCCGCCATGGCGCAATCGGTCCGGCAGGGGAGGCGGATTCGCCTCGACTCGGTCGGCATATTCGCCGATGGCGTCGCCGTGCGCGAGGTTGGCCGGCTGACCTTCAATGCCTGTCGCAGCTATGTCGACGAGTTCATCCAGGTCGACATCGACGAGATCTGCAGCGCCATCAAGGCCATCTACCAGGATACCCGGTCGATCGTCGAGCCGGCCGGCGCCCTCGGGGTGGCCGGAATGGTCCGCTATGTCGAACGGGAAAGGGCCCGGGGGATGACCCTGGTCGCGGTCAACTCCGGCGCCAACATGAACTTCGAGCGGCTGCGTTACGTGGCCGAGCGGACCCAGGTCGGCGAAGGCCAGGAGGCCCTGTTCGCCGTCACCATCCCCGAGAAACCAGGTTCCCTGCGCCGCTTCTGCAACGAGATCGTCGGTGACCGGAACATCACCGAGTTCAACTACCGTCTGGCTGGCCGGCAGGAAGCACAGATTTTTGTCGGCATCTCGGTACGCAGCAGCGAAGAACGTTTCTCTTTTGCCCGTGAACTCAATGCCGCCGGTTTTCGCAACGTTGATCTGACCGAAAACGAGTTGGCCAAGACCCATGTCCGCTACATGGTCGGCGGCCGCAGCGAAGCGGCGGTCGGCGAGGTAGTCTACCGCTTCTGGTTCCCCGAGCGCCCCGGGGCCCTGACGCGTTTTCTCGCTGCCATGGGCGAAAACTGGAATATCTCCATGTTTCACTACCGGATGCAGGGCGGTGACTACGGCCGGGTGCTCATCGGTCTGGAGATACCACCGGACGAGCAGGATGAGCTGCAGGACTTTCTCGACCAGCTCGGCTACCACTATATCGAGGAGACGGGCAACCCCGCCTATCGGCTTTTTCTATAGCATTCCCTGAACAGGATGTTGGAAACATTCCGGCTTGCAGCGGGTTTTCGTTTCCTCGGCCGCCGTCATTTTGTCATCGAAGCGCTCCGGACACTCTTTCCGGAGCTTTTTTTGTTTTTCACCCTGGTGTGGACGCTGGCATGCGGAATGCATGAGTAAAAGAGAGCGCTAATAAAATTCCATTCACGCGT
This portion of the Geothermobacter ehrlichii genome encodes:
- the ilvA gene encoding threonine ammonia-lyase, biosynthetic produces the protein MVSRQTGDAMQKILKNILTSRVYEAAVETPLERAENLGRRLGNRILLKREDLQPVFSFKIRGAYNRIAHLSEDERRRGVIAASAGNHAQGVAFSARKLGIPATIVMPATTPQIKVDAVRKMGAQVVLRGDSYSEAAEHCQHLVAQTGMVFVHPFDDELVIAGQGTVADEILRQNSGSLDAVFVPVGGGGLISGIAAYIKALRPEIRVIGVQPKESSAMAQSVRQGRRIRLDSVGIFADGVAVREVGRLTFNACRSYVDEFIQVDIDEICSAIKAIYQDTRSIVEPAGALGVAGMVRYVERERARGMTLVAVNSGANMNFERLRYVAERTQVGEGQEALFAVTIPEKPGSLRRFCNEIVGDRNITEFNYRLAGRQEAQIFVGISVRSSEERFSFARELNAAGFRNVDLTENELAKTHVRYMVGGRSEAAVGEVVYRFWFPERPGALTRFLAAMGENWNISMFHYRMQGGDYGRVLIGLEIPPDEQDELQDFLDQLGYHYIEETGNPAYRLFL